A region from the Leptospirillum ferriphilum ML-04 genome encodes:
- the lon gene encoding endopeptidase La — protein sequence MRGSFFDPQDEDEERTPDPERIFWALDDELPKDVPAKPESLPETLPCISSRDMVIFPNMVVPIVVSKPRSILALEASLAEGRLLFVSAEKEREEGESRGDPVHAVGTVCAIAKNFRGVDGRSRVLLHGLFRAKINRWIAREPFDLVRYMPWPDNPPARTIQVEALVRRVVEQTEHLFRLNPLLSPDLLSVIRAMDEPGTLAYLVVANLALKTPDLQKIYENRSQTRRLSRVLYFLNREISLLDAKRKIQMDAKGEIDRSQREYFLREQLKAIRKELGEVSEENDELAILSDKIETLELSPVAKEEARRQLGKLARLHPESSESGVVRSYLEWIMDLPWQKPPARKVDIARAQKILDRDHLGLAKVKERLIEYLAVRILNPEGKPPILCFVGPPGVGKTSLGESVAKALGRPFVRLSLGGIRDEAEIRGHRRTYVGSLPGRILQGMRQAGVTDPVFMLDEIDKMAADFRGDPYSALLEVLDPRQNKNFSDHYLNLPYDLSHVLFLATANVLDTLPSPLLDRLEVIEIPGYTEEEKKGIARQHLWPRQRKENGISSKQADLTDAALERLIREYTRESGVRSLERRLGSLCRKMAVGILEGKKKTFRIGPETLMDWLGQPPYRETPEEEKPLVGVVRGLAWTPTGGDLLFVEATLMKGRGNLKVTGKLGDVMQESAQAALTYVRSHAESTGVPVDFWSRKDIHLHVPEGAIPKDGPSAGITMAVAMASAATNRPVRGDIAMTGEITLRGRILPIGGLKEKLLAARRFSMKEVLIPEENERDLSEIPAEVKNALRITPVQRMEQVFDRVFSAGTHT from the coding sequence ATGAGAGGTTCGTTTTTCGATCCCCAGGATGAGGATGAGGAGAGAACTCCGGATCCTGAACGGATTTTCTGGGCTCTTGACGACGAATTGCCCAAGGACGTTCCCGCGAAGCCCGAAAGCCTTCCGGAGACACTTCCCTGCATCAGTTCCCGGGACATGGTCATATTTCCGAACATGGTCGTTCCGATCGTCGTCTCGAAACCCAGATCCATTCTGGCTCTGGAAGCGTCCCTTGCGGAAGGCCGCCTTCTTTTTGTCTCAGCCGAAAAAGAGAGGGAAGAGGGGGAATCCCGGGGGGATCCCGTGCATGCAGTCGGGACCGTCTGTGCGATCGCCAAGAATTTCCGCGGAGTGGACGGACGGTCGCGGGTCCTTCTTCATGGACTCTTCCGCGCAAAAATCAATCGCTGGATCGCCCGGGAGCCTTTTGATCTTGTCCGATACATGCCCTGGCCCGACAACCCGCCCGCAAGGACGATCCAGGTGGAAGCCCTGGTCCGGAGGGTCGTCGAACAGACGGAACATCTCTTTCGACTGAATCCCCTCCTGTCGCCAGATCTTTTGTCCGTGATCCGGGCGATGGACGAACCAGGAACGCTGGCTTACCTTGTGGTGGCCAATCTTGCACTCAAAACTCCGGATTTGCAGAAAATTTACGAAAATCGTTCTCAGACCCGACGACTGTCCCGGGTTCTGTATTTCCTGAACCGGGAAATCTCCCTGCTCGACGCAAAACGGAAAATCCAGATGGACGCCAAGGGAGAGATTGACCGTTCCCAGAGGGAATATTTCCTCCGGGAACAGTTGAAAGCGATCCGGAAGGAGCTGGGAGAAGTGTCCGAGGAAAACGACGAGCTGGCGATCCTCTCCGACAAGATTGAAACTCTGGAACTCTCTCCCGTGGCAAAAGAAGAGGCACGGCGGCAGCTCGGGAAGCTGGCACGGCTGCATCCTGAATCTTCCGAGTCCGGTGTGGTCCGGTCCTATCTCGAATGGATTATGGACTTGCCCTGGCAGAAACCTCCGGCGAGAAAAGTCGATATTGCCCGCGCCCAGAAGATCCTGGACAGAGATCATCTGGGGCTGGCAAAGGTCAAGGAACGATTGATTGAATATCTGGCGGTGAGGATTCTCAATCCGGAGGGTAAACCGCCTATTCTGTGCTTTGTGGGGCCTCCGGGTGTCGGAAAGACTTCTCTGGGAGAATCCGTCGCCAAAGCCCTGGGGCGCCCTTTTGTTCGACTTTCTTTGGGAGGAATCCGGGACGAAGCCGAAATCCGGGGCCATCGGAGAACTTACGTGGGCTCTCTTCCGGGGAGGATCCTGCAGGGCATGCGTCAGGCCGGTGTCACGGATCCGGTGTTCATGCTCGACGAAATCGACAAAATGGCGGCGGATTTTCGGGGAGACCCCTACAGCGCTCTCCTGGAAGTTCTGGATCCCCGTCAGAACAAAAACTTCAGCGACCATTACCTGAACCTGCCGTACGATTTATCCCATGTCCTCTTTCTGGCAACGGCCAACGTTCTGGACACTCTTCCCTCTCCGCTCCTGGACAGACTGGAGGTCATCGAAATTCCCGGTTACACCGAAGAAGAGAAAAAGGGAATTGCCCGCCAGCATCTCTGGCCGCGACAACGAAAGGAAAATGGCATCTCGTCAAAACAGGCGGATTTGACTGACGCGGCTCTGGAACGCCTGATCCGGGAGTACACCCGGGAATCCGGTGTCCGTTCCCTGGAGCGTCGTCTGGGCAGTCTTTGTCGCAAAATGGCGGTCGGGATTCTGGAGGGGAAAAAGAAAACGTTCCGCATCGGACCGGAAACATTGATGGACTGGTTGGGACAGCCCCCCTACCGTGAGACCCCGGAGGAGGAAAAACCTCTCGTAGGGGTTGTCAGGGGGTTGGCGTGGACACCGACGGGAGGAGATCTCCTCTTTGTCGAAGCCACGTTGATGAAAGGGCGCGGAAACCTGAAGGTCACCGGAAAACTGGGCGATGTGATGCAGGAATCGGCACAGGCTGCCCTGACATATGTTCGATCCCATGCCGAATCGACGGGGGTTCCGGTCGATTTCTGGTCGAGAAAGGATATCCATCTGCATGTTCCGGAAGGGGCGATTCCCAAGGATGGTCCATCGGCGGGTATTACCATGGCGGTCGCGATGGCGTCGGCCGCCACAAACCGTCCGGTTCGGGGAGATATTGCCATGACGGGGGAAATCACTCTTCGGGGGCGGATCCTTCCCATTGGGGGACTGAAAGAAAAGCTTCTGGCGGCCAGGCGATTTTCCATGAAAGAGGTCCTGATACCGGAAGAAAATGAACGGGATCTCTCGGAAATCCCGGCGGAAGTCAAAAATGCACTCCGGATCACTCCCGTCCAGCGGATGGAACAGGTGTTCGACCGGGTGTTCTCTGCTGGAACACACACCTGA